Part of the Mus caroli chromosome 1, CAROLI_EIJ_v1.1, whole genome shotgun sequence genome, CGCCTCTTGAGAAGCAGAGGGTTGGATGCGTCTTCTATCTTCTTTATCTTGATCTGCTCATAGTCAACACGCATCGTGGCCAAGGCACTGGTCATCTCCTCCTGGGAGCAGGgaaagagggcagaggagagacaCAAGCAGTGAGGGACAGACAGGCAAGGCAGGAAAAGGGTACAGTGAACGCATATCAGTTGTGGGTCCACACTGCTGACAGACGGCATCATCCCCCAGCACTGGCCACTGTGTAGCTATTCTCTCAGGAGCCCTCTGACAAGCTCACAAAAGGGGAAAGAGTCCTAGGCCAGCCATCCTGTAGGGCCTGCTCCAGTAAAGCCCTGTCTGGGGCTTTAATGCCCTCATCTGAAAACTGAGGGGATAGTACCTGATGCCATTTCAGGACCCACTAGAGAGCCCCAGGGAGAGGAAGGCTCATAGGAAACAGATGGCAGTCTGGCCAGAACCTTTGCCACAAGCCAGTGAAGGTGATGGTTCCCAGTCACCTTTTGGTTGCTATGGAAACACTGGGATGAAGAACACAGATCCAAACTGTCCCTGCCAGGCCAGCACTCCTACTGGGGACTTCCTGTGAACTGCCTTCCCAGTCTCTTCCTCAGTGATCCCTCACCTTGACATCCTCCCATCGTTCCTTGTCCTCCTTCAGGACACGGCTGGTGTGCAGTGGAGTCTGAGGGACCTTCGTAGATtgctgaggagagagaagtgggatCAAGTGACAGTCGACCATACTGAGCAACAGTCCCTTGCGCCCAGGTCTCCCCAGCCTGCAAAGCTTACCATGATCCAGGGGTGGTTCATGAATTCTGTGATGGTCATTCTCTGGGTGGGCTCTGTTTTTAGCAGATTCCGGATAAGCATCTTCACTATGGGGTGAGGCAGAGGACACAGCAGGTCAAGGGACAGGGCAGTTCAGGGGATCAAGACAGCTCAGGGGACAGGGACAGCTCAGGATCTATACTTTTCCCTGCACTCTCCTGCATGATCAGGCTCAAAGGAGACTAAATGAAGATAGATACCCAAGGAGCAATGGCTCCAAGGACCAGCATTCTGGACAAGCCCTGCACATAACACATGGCTCTGACCATGCCTCAGGCACTTCCCACAGGCAGAAAACACCCCTGAAGGCATAGGAACAGATCCAAGTCCCCAGTTCCAGCACACGTGTGAAAAAGACTGACACCTACACGTGCACACGCTCGCACACACTCACTCTTTCCCCTGTCCCGGAAGGCCAGTTCCTACCTTCTTCTGATACTTCTGACCACTCCGGGTTAGGAAATTCATACTGGCCCATTCGAATACGAGTCTTCATGCCCGGAGAGATGGCAAGGCCGTGATTGGAATAGAAGGGGGGATACCCACACAGCCTAAGGAAGAGAAGGGCAGAGCAGGTGTTATTTAGGAACCCTGCACCACGAATCAGTTAAGAAACAGACTCTGCTTGTAATAGTCCCAGAGAAATCGGACTGCAGGACCCAGGAGTCTAAGTGCCAAGGATGCCACCTAGACGGCTAGCCCATTAGCTAGTTTCTACCACCACTTAGCAACCAGAACCCACCAAGCATCAAGTGAAGCAGGAACTCAGAGAATTCCCAGGGAGTCCCCCATCCAAAGGGAAAATGCTAAAGTCTGCCTCTCCTCTTGTCCTGCAGAGGTAAAAGCTTCCCCAGCTCCCTAACGCACTGCAGCCTAGCAACCATCCCACACACCAGCCCACTTACAAAATATACATGATGACACCCAAGGACCACATGTCACAGGACTTGTCATACTTCTCCGGGCCCAGGACTTCCGGAGCTGCAAAGCAAAGATCACTGTGGGCTGTCCTGGCTCTTTGAATGCTGAGACCTCCCCTGCCTCAGAGTCCTTCATCCCTCATAAAGAAAGAGCGGCAACAGTGGGGGGCGGGGAAAGAAGAGGACCCTCTCCCAGAAGGGACTCTGCAGCTACGAGCTTAGGGTGCGATCACTGCTGAGCCGCTGAGAACCTACAAACATGTGGTACGCACTTAACTTCACGAACATGTCCTGGGAGTGTCTTCGTGGAGTCAGCTGGGACTTTAGTCTGAATCCCAGACTCCACGGAGAAAGCCTGGCTCTTCTCAGGAAGAGTACACAGGTCCCAAGTGCTGCCCTCAGCCCAGCAGAGCCTTTGCATAGCACTCAATCATAGCTTAACCCCGGCAACCCACTCGTGGTGGGGCCCTGTCAGATCTAGTACATCTAGGGACATAAAGACCCAGCATGCCTAGGTCTATGGTCTCCTGAGATGAGCAAAAcgaggggtggagagagagccTGGGCAAAGACTCAGTCCTTGGGCCTCCCCTAAACTCACCCACATAGTATGGTGTATAACACGGAGTGGTCAAAGAGTTGTGACTGGTGGTTTCCTTGGCAAAGCCAAAATCAGTGAGTTTCAGAATGGCATTGGGCCTTTTGGAAGTATATAAGAGGTTCTCAGGCTGTGGAAAGAGACATGAGTGGATAAGATCCCTGTGGAAATGCTGAGGAACCCAAGTGGGAAGGACTGTGCCTTCCGTTCATCCGCTCAACCACTGCATCCATCCAGCCCCTCTGCATCGGGCAGCGTGAAGGCATCGGCTCCCTGCTACAGAGACTGCCGCGTAGAGCCATGGGGACCGCTGCTGACTCAGAAAGCCATGTGTGGGACGGTGAGGTGCTGATGAGCAGTCAGTCACAGGCTGAGTGCAGCCAAACAGAGTTTCCCTACTAAGTTTGTGGTCCCCTGTCCCAAGCTCCACAAACCACAGACTGGGCTGCAGACCCATCCTACGCTGACAGACCAGGCAGTCAGGGTGCGAGCATGGGGTTTATATAAGCAGGCTTCACCTTGACATCCCGGTGAGCAATGTTGATCGAGTGCAGGTACTGGATGGCCTCGCCGATGCTCTTCATGATCTCTGACGCCTctgcagatgagagagaaaaCCCAAGCTGGAGGCCTGAAAGCTCAGACCCCAACCTGCTGACGCAGGCCCAGTGTCCCACACCCACCAACTCATCAGACACACAAAGGAGCTAGGAGCTGGCCCTGCCATGGCTAAGGGAAAGAGGCTCATGGCCAGCAGTGAGCCTGAGAAGGCAACACCCTCCACCACTCCTGTGACAGGGTCCTTCAAAGAGCCTACAGTTGCCTCCTGCTGTACACCCAAAGCGATGGCCACAGCAGACCCTCTCTACCTCTTTCTGTGAATGCCTGGTCTCCTCGGTCCTGGATTCGACTAAAGAGCTCTCCACCATcaagactgaaagaaaataaaaggtagaGTGAAAGATCTGTCAACCAGcatgtcaccccacccccacgcacTCCACTGCCCCCAAAGGAAGCCAGATGCTGATGTCCCATGCTTCAAGACCCATAGAGGGCtgtctgcagaggcagaggcacctcGGTGTGGCATTGGGATAGGATGGTCAGAACCCTGCAGGCTACTTACCACTCCATGACAATCAGCAGGCATTTCCTCCCAGCATACAGGTTCTCATAGACATCCACGATGTGCACAATGTGTGGGCACTGGGAGGCCCTCCAGTGCAGCTCCACCTCTCTACGTGCCTTCGGACAGTCCTGGAGCATCTGCAAGGCCAACACCTCCTGAGTGACACAGGGCTACGGGAAACAGctggccccacctctctctctctcctctctctctctctctctctctctctctctctctctctctctctctcgcctaaGGTCACTCCCACAGCATCTTCCCCAACTTCTCCCCTTCCAGGACCCTAAGATGACTCTAATCACTCAACACAACACTTCAGCTTGACCCTCCAGAGCCTGAGACAATGCTCATTCCATCCACTAAGAGCATGAAGTCTACAGAAGGGAAGGCAGCAGCAGGTAAGTATTGGAGGACAGTGACCCACGGAGTCAGAACAAAAGGAACCACTTCAAGGAAAGTGAACCACTACAAGGTCATGAAAGGGAGCGACTCCAGAATCCGCAGGGACAGAAACTTCAAACCTATAGCAGACTCAGCCCGGTGGTCTCTGGAGTCAGCCCGATGCTGGTCGGAACCCTGCTGCTTGCCACAGCTGCAGCCTTGAGCCACATTTGTGTCCCTTCCTGTTCCCGGGACCGGGTGTCCAGGAGCATGAAGTCAAGCTAGACCCTCATCAGCCTTAAAAGGCCAGATTCTGGTCAGTCTAAGTCGGCTACTTGTCTCTGCCCTTTAGCTACTGACTAGCTTAAGAACAAGCCTAATGTCCAAATGGCTCAGAAGAACTTTGATGGCAATTTACTGAGAGACAATCACAGAAACAGCACAGGACCAACACTGTCTCCAGCACCTGGCAGCTAGGAGCATGCTGTCACCATGGTCCCAGTAAAGGGTCTGGCCACAGCAGTGCCCTGAGGGAAGCCAGTGAGAGACAGCAGCTCCCAGGATCCCTGGGACATCACCAAGCAGCCTGTTTCCTGCCAGGCACAACCAGGAGACAAGGCAAGAGAGTGGGGATTCAGGGCCAATTGTGGCTCCTCAATGAAACCAGGGAGTGTGACCCTGcttccaaagcaaaacaaataaataaatggaaaatgttcCTGATTGCTTAAACTCTTTTAGGAGAATTCCACTGTTAGAACCAAAGGCATCCTAACAGACCTCTGCTTTGTACAGTCGAGTAGCCACTTTTGCTCACAGATATGCTATGAGGGTTAAACTGTGCTCAGTAGTAACAAGCTATCATTTTTACTAGAAAGCCTACTCAATGCAGGGCACAGAAGTCAAAATCTGTAAGACAAAGACCCGAAGAGATCTACCCATACGTCACACTCTCCAACAGCTCTGGACATTCTGCAGTCTGAGCTGGCAGGGAAACAGGCCCGAGAGCAGACGGACAGGCAAGCAGCAGGCAGGCGCAGGGGCCTTTGATAAGGTGGAGACTGGGCACTGACTAGAATGAGGCCAATGTGGACAAGCAGGGAGACCAAGAAGAGAGCTGAGGTCTGGGAAGTGGGGTCAGACAGCCAGAGACAAGCTCGGAATCTCCAACAATAACACTAATGTGCTTTCAGGCTATAGTCACGCTGACCCATTTCAGAGAGTAGCCTGCCCAAGGCTAAACTCCTAGGATGACAGCCACAGCCTGCATCAGGCCTGACAGACAAATTCCAAGTCTTTCCACCCTATCACTCAGAGTCTAAGAAACTGTCAGAGGCTGAAACTTCTCAAAGTGGCTTCAAAGAGGCAACTTCTCAAGCAGAAACCCACAAAGAAGACAGCTATCTCCCATGTGCTTTGTGTCACACTGCCACCTTGTGGTCAAATGAGAGCATGGCACAAGCTTGTTGGGGTGGGGGTTCGCGAGgtgtgcatttttattttcccatgttgtaggaggaacagaaagagacACTGACCAATTCCATGTGCACATAATAAGTAGTGACTGAACTACTGTAGGCCACACATAGCACTGAAcgtcaaaaccaaaacagactgACAATCGGAAATGCCAGGCTAGTGCAGCAGGACAGATACCGGAGGCAGGCACTGGAAAGATTCATAATTCACGTCTCTCTTCCATTCTCCACCAGAGTACAGAACGAAAGTAAAAAGAATCCCATGGGGGAACCCACACCCTCACTCTGCCTCCACATCTGAGGGCAGGAGATAGATATCAGAGATGAACAGTCGGGGGAGCTGTTGGGCCCCAAGTTCAGGCCACGATGCCAAAGTAGACAAAATCGTAAAGACAACAGACAGTGCAGGCAAGCATTCTGAGGAAAGTCGATCCGCAGACTGCACACTGGGTTTGGGATCCAGGAACACAGCTGTCTTAGGATCAAACAGGACCCGAACACTGCTATCCACAGCCGGGGTTCGTCCATGGCACTGGGCGGGCCCGGTTCCACCTCACAGACAGGAGTGTTAGGGCCAACATACTCAACAGTTCCAGCTGAAGGGGGGTCATCCCTCCTGGCAAATGCAAGTCCAGTCGTGCCACACCCATACTCCCAGCACTTGTGGCCCGGCAGGAGGAGTTCTCTGCCAGCCTGGGCAATATagcaagtccaaggccagcctgggctagagagaccAGCTCACAAACGCAGCAAAACAAAGCAGCTCTATGTAAGGTTCTCTTCTCTTAAGCTAAAACCAACACTTTCCATACTGGTGCCTTCTCTCCACAGGTGAAATAAAGTTTGATTTCTTTAatcaaatccctcctctctcttccttcacctAGTAGTAAATGTATTTTCAAGCTCTCTCCTCCAGGGAAAATTTCTGGAGTGTGGCAACTGCCTTACTATCTAAACTGTGTCCCCCCTGCACCTCCACAGTGGGACAGGTGGGTGCATGCACTTGCTGCAGGCAGGCCTCTCCCCTCCGGGTGAAGTCAACTGGATAAAGACTAGGAAAAATCTCAATTCttagagaaaactaaaattttacAGGAAAACAAGTAACTGAGATGAAGTTAGGTTTTATCCTCTAGAAACTTGGTTAGGTTGGGCAGATTAGGGATAACTATGAGAagcactgatttttaaaatacgtATAGAGGAGgttttggtggggttttgtttgatAGGGTCTCCTGTATACCCAGTGTTATCAGACCATCACTGGTTATGAATACTAACTGAAGCTATGGAAGCCTTCATAGCAGATGACCATCACTGGTTATGAATACTAACTGAAGCTATGGAAGCCTTCATAGCAGATGACCATCACTGGTTATGAATACTAACTGAAGCTATGGAGGCCTTCATAGCAGATGACCATCACTGGTTATGAATACTAACTGAAGCTATGGAGGCCTTCATAGCAGATGACCATCACTGGTTATGAATACTAATTGAAGCTATGGAAGCCTTCATAGCAGATGACCATCACTGGTTATGAATACTAATTGAAGCTATGGAAGGCCTTCATAGCAGATGACCATCACTGGTTATGAATACTAATTGAAGCTATGGAGGCCTTCATAGCAGATGGGCGGGTGGGCAGGCTAACGTCAAAGGGTGGGGCCACGAGGTGCCACAGACACTTGTAGACAAGTGTAGCATACAGAACACtggagagaaaaagcaagaatgcaCAAATCTCAAGTATGGCTAAGTAAAGACAGACAAGAGAGGTGGCCTGAGCCATCCAGGCAGAGAGGTGACAGGAAGCTGCTAGCACACCCCAGCAGAGGAAGAGCTGGGCAGCCAGGAGGGTCACATGGGAAAGGTCTCACTCCCACAGTGCAGTGAAGACACTGGAGAACAAAGGGCTCAGGACCTTTGCTCTGGGGGATGGACTTTCctacaaagaagaaaaccactgCATTGAGAGAAGGTGTACATGGGAGGAACTGAAATCCGTGACACCCATGCTAAGCCTCAAACCAATTCTGTGCCTTGACTCAGCCCTATATGGTGTCTCTGAAATAATCTTGCAGAAAAAGTCGAAAGATGTGTGTTCCAAACTAAGGTGCACAGGCCAAGGAGGCCTGAAAGGCAGGCAGGGGTCAGGATCAGGTCATGGAGCCCACAACCCAGAGAGGAAGTTTTAGGTAGGGTCAGTGAGGGAGGTGTGGGAATTGTGCACAGGATTAAAAACAGGGGCCCTAGACTCTGGTTGTACACCTTTGACTCCCTTACCTGCCCTCCAGGAGATCTTCCATCATGGGGTCTCCTGAAAAGATAGTCTAAGTCAACCCAAAAGCcaaagaggaaagaacagagaggagCTTGGGCCTGTGGCATGACATGAGGATAATAGGAGCAACAAATAAGCCGCCCCCACATACTTTATACCTCAGAGACCTCACACGCTGGAAACCAGGGAGGGGGGTGTCTCTGAACTCCACTGAAAGCGAGGCTCCTAACCCCTGGTGCCTCCCATCTTCTCATGTGCTGAACAGGCCCATGACAGGCCTGAGGGGGCAGCCTATTAAACACATGTAACAAGGACAAGAATGCACACTAGCAAGACCGGCTTGGCACATGACAGGCACCACATCAGGGTTCTGCTATTATTACTCAGCTGCTATTCCTGTCCATCAGTTCCCCTGAGGTGGGCAGCTGGGATCCCAGGCACACCCACTTCCCTCAGGGGTTATTCATAGCCCTAGACACCAGGCAGTGGGGACCCAGGATATGGTGCAGCCTTGAGTTTCCCTCCACACACCACTTAAAAGGGACAGCTGGAGCGGGGATGTGCCGAGTCCGACTCGGTGCCAAGAGTGATGCACAAGTCCAATTCAGGCCCCAAGTGCGCTGCTGTGTTGTTAAACAAGACCTCTACATTCCCAGGAGGCAGCTGGGGGCCTGGAGGAAAGCCCTGTGTGGGGCACCAACTCACCACTCCCTTAAGCCAGGCCACAGTCCCTCTTTCTGGACCACAAATGCTTCTTTTGTACCACATGGATGCCCCAAAGCATTGCAGGGTAAAAGGAAAGGAGGACCTGGAGCCACTGTAGGCAAGTCTCAGCAACCTCTTTCGTGAACATTCAAGTAGCAGGCATAGCTTAGGGTTGGAGTTCTCCAAATTAAATGTCTAAGTGCTTCCAATGTGTCATCTCACCTGGCTCAACCCATCTGGAAGGGAGCAtcctattttataaatgaggTCCTCCATTATGGAGTAAACTTTCCATAGGATTCTCCAGCCAGCTGTGGCAGGACTGGAATATGAAACCCCTGTAAGTAGCACTTCCTGCCAGACACCTAGACATACACCTCTGCAGGCTATCTCCTAAGCACTCAGCCCCCAGCAGAGAACCAGCTCACTCTCCCACGGGTGCAGGCTTGAGGTCCCAGTCgtcacccttccccaccccaggaAGTAGAGTAGACTGGATCTGCCCAGCCACTGCCTCACTcactccagctccatccattccTATCCTAGCACCATCCGCAGCTCTTCCCAGAGAGAGGTGAAATGCCACACCTCCTCAGTGCTCCACCCCTCCTTCCAGCATGAAGCCTGGAGTGGTGGAGCTtccacacacaacacagagaagCTAACTTGATTTTAGTTAGATAACTGTAAAACAAGAAAGGCCTGGGCAAGTCACGGAGCTGTGACACCAATACATACTGTCCTTACATTATTTGCTATTTCCAACAGATCCTCAAGGGTCCACACCCGTAAATCCAAGGCTAGAGAGGGTCCTAGGGACGAAACACACAGAATGCCTTCATTctgaaaaatctagaaaaatacaGCATCAGATCCCAACCATGGGAATTAATTATACAGTAAAGagatatacgcacacacacacacacaagatgctGCTTACAGAAGCAGCCACGGTGATGAGGGAGTCTCAACTCCCAGAACCACTGACAGATGCCCACAGGCTAGAAAGACAGACCACAGTTCTCTCTGTGCTCATCCATCCCTGCTCCAGAGCACAAGAGATGACAGCGGATGCGTGTTCATTTAATTAGTCATAGAGATAAAGGAGCATGCCGCCACCTCTGCTAGAGTAGAGCTCAATGGGAGTGGCAGATGAGCCTCCCTAGAGACTGATCTCAACATAACAGCAGCCACGGAGCCTACACTCctcagaaggcagacagacaatGCACACGGAAGGACTGCAGCAGCCCTACGTGCTGGTACTTGTACGCATTTCATACATTCTACCAGGAAGTCAAAGTCAACTCTCTCCTTGTTACTGAGTTTTATAACAGAATGGGGCTAAGGCTCTACCCAAAGTAACACTGACAATGAGGAATCCTAGTACCAAAAGCCATAAACACCCTCGCCACACTACCCAGAAGTGACCTCCACTGAGGGTGACTCTCCGTGCTGTGCCCCGCCATGCTCTGGAACCACCAGAAAGGCAGTGGCAAAGGACTGAGGCTCAACAAAAGGTCACCCTGTAAATGACAAATTTTTCAGAGTTGCCACACAGGATGGATAAATGCTAACTGAATCCTAGCAAAGATCACCTGTCCAGCACAAAAACGACTGAAGGTGGtttagagagacagaaacagtgacGGCCAAGTTAAAGGCCTGCTGCAACTCGTACAGAGAGGACTTATGAGAAGAGCCGATAACTGTGCTGGCTGACAAAACTTTCACATCTGAACAAACTCCTAGACTTCCAGAGATTCAGGAAACAAATTCTCACTCAGGACTGAAAGAACTCTGGGAGAAAGCTGGCCATACCTCTCAAACCTATCTCAGATCCAACAGTGGCCCGACAAACGCTTTTCTTTAAGCACCTCGATGGCAGGACGCCTACTAGCACCCAAATGTCTACAAGCAAGGAGGCTGTAAAGATGTGAAGCCAGCTGTGGGCCAGAGCATGGCACTCTCATCAAGAGAACAAGGTGGTCTCTTGGCTGTCACCACTGGGAGAGCACACA contains:
- the Mapkapk2 gene encoding MAP kinase-activated protein kinase 2 isoform X2 produces the protein MPAEWGTGWRWGSLVFLPQILSFEVIGTFVGHCNQFLRLCPALGHLTWGRPHDGRSPGGQMLQDCPKARREVELHWRASQCPHIVHIVDVYENLYAGRKCLLIVMECLDGGELFSRIQDRGDQAFTEREASEIMKSIGEAIQYLHSINIAHRDVKPENLLYTSKRPNAILKLTDFGFAKETTSHNSLTTPCYTPYYVAPEVLGPEKYDKSCDMWSLGVIMYILLCGYPPFYSNHGLAISPGMKTRIRMGQYEFPNPEWSEVSEEVKMLIRNLLKTEPTQRMTITEFMNHPWIMQSTKVPQTPLHTSRVLKEDKERWEDVKEEMTSALATMRVDYEQIKIKKIEDASNPLLLKRRKKARAVEDATLAH
- the Mapkapk2 gene encoding MAP kinase-activated protein kinase 2 isoform X1, with amino-acid sequence MLSGSPGQTPPAPFPSPPPPAPAQPPPPFPQFHVKSGLQIRKNAITDDYKVTSQVLGLGINGKVLRIFDKRTQQKFALKMLQDCPKARREVELHWRASQCPHIVHIVDVYENLYAGRKCLLIVMECLDGGELFSRIQDRGDQAFTEREASEIMKSIGEAIQYLHSINIAHRDVKPENLLYTSKRPNAILKLTDFGFAKETTSHNSLTTPCYTPYYVAPEVLGPEKYDKSCDMWSLGVIMYILLCGYPPFYSNHGLAISPGMKTRIRMGQYEFPNPEWSEVSEEVKMLIRNLLKTEPTQRMTITEFMNHPWIMQSTKVPQTPLHTSRVLKEDKERWEDVKEEMTSALATMRVDYEQIKIKKIEDASNPLLLKRRKKARAVEDATLAH